One part of the Solanum dulcamara chromosome 3, daSolDulc1.2, whole genome shotgun sequence genome encodes these proteins:
- the LOC129882543 gene encoding uncharacterized protein LOC129882543 isoform X1, translating into MRTLSTFVFYLCFSSGFFSQARDHCAASIDIFLMDANSDSVSPELSDSSLLGHMSNILAVGPTGLAPSCALCHRLLTSDNEAGEFEAINMCGDCKFLLLEDFGSPMQDYQRRTPVPSRRLYSSSESIENLFTQHFSQMINLARLNPANDLEHDNQSVEGDVGLRSVQRTSSRTTPSGSRRWRRVHSDAESDGVDSLFEETESNVTISGYRNFSEIESISYSAYGGNSDASVDGNSYLDNDHSSHSDEGSDFETDTDIDPMHAGMYNWNSDNEGEDDDDNEWEEVDTDAVHSVGARAQLQRSLHLNQSNHSGNWQGQFHSSEFQGTVRFRIPEGSQRHVTDMSANSHELEQFQQTDAADYLDARTFEELLEHLAETDGFRRGAPPAAVSVLNDLPCLVVKEDHEQLDSLSCAICKDSLFVGTVVNRLPCSHLYHPSCILPWLASRNSCPLCRYELPTDDLDYEYRKQSASSNLVIDRIPQHEINEDGSPDSSDSENDEFGYSITESGEVIHNEAVNEQSGGEGARERWFLAAAAPVVGVVGVVLMLWLGNPIMERSLSLPIFCSQGQRTNQPLPSQQVNNRGRRWWSLF; encoded by the exons atgCGGACCCTCTCCACCTTCGTTTTCTATCTCTGCTTTTCTTCTGG TTTCTTTTCTCAGGCGAGAGATCACTGCGCTGCCTCTATTGATATCTTTCTG ATGGATGCAAACTCAGATTCTGTTTCACCAGAATTGTCTGATTCTTCTCTGCTTGGCCACATGAGCAACATTTTGGCTGTTGGCCCAACTGGACTTGCTCCTTCATGTGCTTTATGTCATAGATTGTTGACATCAGATAACGAGGCTGGTGAGTTTGAAGCAATAAATATGTGTGGTGATTGTAAATTCTTACTCCTGGAGGATTTTGGGTCGCCCATGCAAGATTATCAGAGGAGGACACCTGTGCCGAGCAGAAGGTTGTACAGCAGTTCTGAGTCAATTGAGAATCTCTTTACTCAACACTTCTCACAAATGATTAATCTGGCAAGGCTAAACCCAGCCAATGATCTAGAGCATGATAATCAATCAGTAGAAGGAGATGTTGGGTTAAGGTCAGTGCAGCGCACCAGTTCCCGGACCACTCCAAGTGGTTCTAGGAGGTGGAGGAGGGTTCATTCCGACGCCGAAAGTGATGGTGTTGATTCTCTCTTCGAAGAGACTGAATCAAATGTCACCATCAGCGGATATAGGAACTTTAGTGAAATTGAGTCCATCTCTTATAGTGCTTATGGAGGGAACTCTGATGCTTCTGTTGATGGTAATAGTTACCTTGATAATGATCATTCTTCTCACTCAGATGAAGGAAGTGACTTCGAGACTGATACTGATATTGACCCAATGCATGCTGGTATGTATAATTGGAACTCTGATAATGAGGGAGAAGATGATGATGACAATGAATGGGAGGAGGTTGATACTGATGCAGTACACTCTGTGGGTGCTAGAGCTCAACTACAAAGGTCATTACACCTAAATCAAAGCAATCACAGTGGAAATTGGCAAGGACAGTTTCATTCTTCTGAATTTCAGGGTACAGTTCGTTTCAGAATTCCCGAGGGAAGTCAAAGACATGTTACTGATATGTCAGCCAACTCACATGAGTTGGAACAATTCCAACAGACTGATGCTGCTGACTATCTTGATGCTAGAACTTTTGAGGAGTTATTGGAGCACCTCGCTGAAAcagatggtttcagaagaggcgCACCACCTGCAGCTGTCTCTGTTTTAAATGATCTGCCCTGTTTGGTTGTTAAAGAAGACCACGAACAGCTGGACAGTTTGTCTTGTGCAATCTGCAAGGATTCTCTTTTTGTTGGCACAGTTGTAAACCGACTTCCTTGTTCTCACTTGTATCACCCCTCCTGTATTTTGCCTTGGCTAGCGTCAAGAAACTCGTGCCCCCTCTGCCGCTATGAACTTCCAACTGATGACCTTGATTATGAGTACAGAAAACAGAGTGCCAGTAGTAATTTGGTGATAGATCGAATCCCACAGCATGAAATAAATGAAGATGGATCTCCAGATAGCAGTGACAGTGAAAATGATGAATTTGGTTACAGTATAACAGAATCAGGAGAAGTGATCCATAATGAGGCTGTCAATGAACAATCTGGTGGTGAGGGTGCACGAGAAAGGTGGTTTCTTGCAGCTGCTGCTcctgttgttggtgttgttggaGTCGTTCTGATGTTGTGGTTAGGAAACCCAATCATGGAGAGGAGCCTTAGTCTCCCTATTTTCTGTTCACAAGGGCAACGTACTAATCAACCTTTGCCTTCTCAGCAGGTTAATAACCGTGGCAGGAGATGGTGGTCTCTGTTTTAA
- the LOC129882543 gene encoding uncharacterized protein LOC129882543 isoform X2 translates to MDANSDSVSPELSDSSLLGHMSNILAVGPTGLAPSCALCHRLLTSDNEAGEFEAINMCGDCKFLLLEDFGSPMQDYQRRTPVPSRRLYSSSESIENLFTQHFSQMINLARLNPANDLEHDNQSVEGDVGLRSVQRTSSRTTPSGSRRWRRVHSDAESDGVDSLFEETESNVTISGYRNFSEIESISYSAYGGNSDASVDGNSYLDNDHSSHSDEGSDFETDTDIDPMHAGMYNWNSDNEGEDDDDNEWEEVDTDAVHSVGARAQLQRSLHLNQSNHSGNWQGQFHSSEFQGTVRFRIPEGSQRHVTDMSANSHELEQFQQTDAADYLDARTFEELLEHLAETDGFRRGAPPAAVSVLNDLPCLVVKEDHEQLDSLSCAICKDSLFVGTVVNRLPCSHLYHPSCILPWLASRNSCPLCRYELPTDDLDYEYRKQSASSNLVIDRIPQHEINEDGSPDSSDSENDEFGYSITESGEVIHNEAVNEQSGGEGARERWFLAAAAPVVGVVGVVLMLWLGNPIMERSLSLPIFCSQGQRTNQPLPSQQVNNRGRRWWSLF, encoded by the coding sequence ATGGATGCAAACTCAGATTCTGTTTCACCAGAATTGTCTGATTCTTCTCTGCTTGGCCACATGAGCAACATTTTGGCTGTTGGCCCAACTGGACTTGCTCCTTCATGTGCTTTATGTCATAGATTGTTGACATCAGATAACGAGGCTGGTGAGTTTGAAGCAATAAATATGTGTGGTGATTGTAAATTCTTACTCCTGGAGGATTTTGGGTCGCCCATGCAAGATTATCAGAGGAGGACACCTGTGCCGAGCAGAAGGTTGTACAGCAGTTCTGAGTCAATTGAGAATCTCTTTACTCAACACTTCTCACAAATGATTAATCTGGCAAGGCTAAACCCAGCCAATGATCTAGAGCATGATAATCAATCAGTAGAAGGAGATGTTGGGTTAAGGTCAGTGCAGCGCACCAGTTCCCGGACCACTCCAAGTGGTTCTAGGAGGTGGAGGAGGGTTCATTCCGACGCCGAAAGTGATGGTGTTGATTCTCTCTTCGAAGAGACTGAATCAAATGTCACCATCAGCGGATATAGGAACTTTAGTGAAATTGAGTCCATCTCTTATAGTGCTTATGGAGGGAACTCTGATGCTTCTGTTGATGGTAATAGTTACCTTGATAATGATCATTCTTCTCACTCAGATGAAGGAAGTGACTTCGAGACTGATACTGATATTGACCCAATGCATGCTGGTATGTATAATTGGAACTCTGATAATGAGGGAGAAGATGATGATGACAATGAATGGGAGGAGGTTGATACTGATGCAGTACACTCTGTGGGTGCTAGAGCTCAACTACAAAGGTCATTACACCTAAATCAAAGCAATCACAGTGGAAATTGGCAAGGACAGTTTCATTCTTCTGAATTTCAGGGTACAGTTCGTTTCAGAATTCCCGAGGGAAGTCAAAGACATGTTACTGATATGTCAGCCAACTCACATGAGTTGGAACAATTCCAACAGACTGATGCTGCTGACTATCTTGATGCTAGAACTTTTGAGGAGTTATTGGAGCACCTCGCTGAAAcagatggtttcagaagaggcgCACCACCTGCAGCTGTCTCTGTTTTAAATGATCTGCCCTGTTTGGTTGTTAAAGAAGACCACGAACAGCTGGACAGTTTGTCTTGTGCAATCTGCAAGGATTCTCTTTTTGTTGGCACAGTTGTAAACCGACTTCCTTGTTCTCACTTGTATCACCCCTCCTGTATTTTGCCTTGGCTAGCGTCAAGAAACTCGTGCCCCCTCTGCCGCTATGAACTTCCAACTGATGACCTTGATTATGAGTACAGAAAACAGAGTGCCAGTAGTAATTTGGTGATAGATCGAATCCCACAGCATGAAATAAATGAAGATGGATCTCCAGATAGCAGTGACAGTGAAAATGATGAATTTGGTTACAGTATAACAGAATCAGGAGAAGTGATCCATAATGAGGCTGTCAATGAACAATCTGGTGGTGAGGGTGCACGAGAAAGGTGGTTTCTTGCAGCTGCTGCTcctgttgttggtgttgttggaGTCGTTCTGATGTTGTGGTTAGGAAACCCAATCATGGAGAGGAGCCTTAGTCTCCCTATTTTCTGTTCACAAGGGCAACGTACTAATCAACCTTTGCCTTCTCAGCAGGTTAATAACCGTGGCAGGAGATGGTGGTCTCTGTTTTAA